A section of the Maylandia zebra isolate NMK-2024a linkage group LG8, Mzebra_GT3a, whole genome shotgun sequence genome encodes:
- the LOC101466489 gene encoding transmembrane protein 100: protein MAHLFLASKITMPDDLHSKGGGGRVPRSAMKVPPSISAEKLSRDKPRKDRRVVVTTHVPHVNEVQLTAATGGAEMSCYRCTIPFGVVVLIAGIVVTAVAYTFNSHGSTITVLGLVLLSVGLGLLGASAICWKVRQKKKKDKRRESQTALMASHGYCVV, encoded by the coding sequence ATGGCTCACCTGTTCCTCGCCAGCAAGATCACAATGCCCGATGACCTCCACAGCAAAGGTGGCGGTGGCAGGGTCCCCCGGAGCGCCATGAAGGTGCCGCCGTCCATCTCCGCCGAGAAGCTGAGCCGGGACAAGCCCAGGAAGGATCGTAGAGTCGTCGTGACAACGCACGTCCCGCATGTCAATGAAGTCCAGCTTACAGCGGCGACGGGCGGCGCCGAGATGTCCTGCTACCGCTGCACCATCCCGTTCGGCGTGGTGGTCCTCATCGCTGGCATTGTGGTGACGGCGGTGGCCTACACCTTCAACTCCCACGGGTCCACCATCACGGTGCTGGGACTGGTGCTGCTGTCTGTCGGGCTGGGGCTGCTGGGCGCCAGCGCCATCTGCTGGAAGGTccgacagaagaagaaaaaggacaaGCGACGGGAGAGCCAGACCGCCCTCATGGCGAGCCACGGGTACTGCGTGGTCTGA
- the LOC101466192 gene encoding uncharacterized protein LOC101466192, protein MDESALERYFDEFIANNPRRTEDVSEEVGEEELFFKLLPDELLTLNTVTCDDADRICKKEDRTAESGIAGTQSRDSSSQNSSAEAKPTCASSSSELKALPVKPGTPEDPETLKEKSSNLAPVICNVISTVDLGCCLDLKFIARRMWNVQYKPQYFTGIIARIREPKATATIFRTGKIICLGTKSVEESRLAARKFVRKLQKFGFPVHFLNFKIQNIVAYCQTFPVDLAELQKVHKGQCSYEPELHNRLILNPITGIRVSFISAGCINVCGAKTRAEVDAIFQTICRILREYRWERTCSGALISKPN, encoded by the exons ATGGACGAGTCTGCGTTGGAGCGATACTTCGATGAGTTCATCGCTAAC AACCCCAGGAGGACAGAGGATGTCAGCGAGGAGGTCGGCGAGGAGGAGCTGTTTTTCAAGTTATTGCCTGATGAGCTCCTGACACTGAACACGGTCACCTGTGACGATGCAG ACAGAATCTGTAAGAAGGAGGATCGGACTGCAGAGAGCGGGATCGCCGGCACGCAGTCACGAGACAGCAGCTCCCAGAATTCCTCAGCAGAAGCTAAGCCCACGTGTGCGTCCTCCTCGTCTGAACTGAAGGCCCTTCCTGTTAAACCCGGGACCCCGGAGGACCCTGAGACACTGAAGGAGAAGTCGTCGAATCTCGCCCCAGTGATATG TAACGTCATCTCCACAGTGGACCTGGGCTGCTGTTTGGACCTGAAGTTCATTGCTCGCAGGATGTGGAACGTGCAGTACAAACCACAG TATTTCACAGGGATCATCGCTAGGATCCGGGAGCCAAAAGCAACAGCGACCATCTTCCGAACTGGGAAAATCATCTGCCTGGGAACCAAGAG TGTGGAGGAGTCGCGCCTGGCGGCCAGGAAGTTTGTCCGCAAACTGCAGAAGTTTGGCTTTCCCGTGCACTTCCTCAACTTTAAGATCCAGAACATTGTAGCCTACTGCCAGACCTTTCCAGTGGATTTAGCAGAACTGCAGAAGGTCCACAAAGGGCAGTGCAG TTATGAGCCAGAGTTGCATAACCGCCTCATCCTCAACCCGATTACCGGCATCAGAGTGTCCTTCATTTCGGCTGGGTGCATAAATGTGTGCG GAGCTAAAACCAGGGCTGAGGTCGATGCaatctttcaaaccatctgcaGAATCCTGAGAGAGTACAGGTGGGAGCGAACATGCAGCGGAGCTTTGATTTCAAAGCCAAACTGA